A single window of Anomaloglossus baeobatrachus isolate aAnoBae1 chromosome 9, aAnoBae1.hap1, whole genome shotgun sequence DNA harbors:
- the LOC142251706 gene encoding uncharacterized protein LOC142251706 isoform X1 has protein sequence MRRSVACTDIYIYIYIYIYIYIYIGRVCTLLGCRGSAMSAALGELLGKIRAIAVVRGEAWLREKVAEILPDEGKGSQDPPPCAKRGRALERRSPSPVPRNRRKVSSKDPPEVSGGPCPASEGPCPAKKPFSLDSDLQDGGKGLQIPINAASRCGSDSGPSSEVAGTVSAEDQRSSDANSGQQHSCPSPIPFTDEAETCDNTSNGKVPGTTHSSNTEEAIVLRIERLLQSCSAAIELQQEQDEPPEPTPAPVSSSVPGRPPYLVWIIGNAFVAKALEKVSLVPDGRQLGFPLSEATIRWLGFKDLTWDCVIPTVVRYSRTDRPPDILVIQAGWDDLRNGVCILDLSDNIKCDISRLMTLFPGLVIVWSAIVNKGRIPKGMKRRPLTRACNQVNKRLQGYLEHKRTVVVHHRHQRAGVSHLLEEAGAYFINLWCTRIKEGINKALQLWHNQAMEANSQG, from the exons ATGAGGAGGAGTGTGGcctgtactgatatatatatatatatatatatatatatatatatatatatatatataggacgtGTGTGCACATTGCTGGGCTGCAGAGGGTCGGCCATGTCTGCAGCTCTGGGGGAATTGCTTGGCAAGATTCGTGCAATAGCAGTGGTGAGAGGAGAAGCCTGGCTGCGAGAGAAAGTGGCAGAAATCCTTCCAGATGAAGGAAAAGGATCACAAGATCCCCCTCCATGTGCTAAGAGGGGAAGAGCTTTGGAGCGCAGGAGTCCATCCCCGGTGCCCAGAAATCGACGCAAAGTCAGCAGCAAGGACCCTCCAGAAGTGTCCGGTGGGCCGTGCCCGGCTTCAGAGGGGCCTTGTCCTGCGAAAAAACCATTCAGTTTAGACTCTGATTTACAAGATGGTGGTAAAGGTTTGCAGATTCCGATTAATGCGGCTTCCCGGTGTGGATCAGACAGCGGACCATCTTCTGAGGTCGCTGGTACTGTATCTGCGGAGGACCAGAGGTCCAGTGACGCCAACAGCGGGCAGCAGCATTCCTGTCCATCACCAATCCCGTTCACAGACGAGGCTGAAACCTGCGACAATACTAGCAACGGGAAAGTTCCCGGTACGACCCATTCCAGCAACACGGAGGAGGCCATTGTATTACGTATAGAAAGATTACTCCAAAGCTGTTCAGCCGCAATAGAGCTACAGCAGGAGCAAGATGAACCCCCTGAACCAACGCCGGCGCCGGTCAGCTCTTCTGTTCCAG GTCGCCCTCCTTACTTAGTGTGGATTATTGGAAATGCCTTTGTTGCTAAGGCCTTGGAAAAGGTATCACTCGTTCCAGATGGACGCCAGTTGGGTTTTCCGCTTTCAGAGGCCACCATTCGATGGCTAGGATTTAAAGATCTGACTTGGGATTGTGTTATTCCTACAGTTGTTCGTTACTCACGTACGGACCGACCCCCCGATATTCTGGTTATACAAGCCGGGTGGGATGATCTTCGTAACGGTGTTTGTATATTGGATCTGAGTGACAACATAAAATGTGATATTTCGAGGTTGATGACTCTTTTTCCTGGACTAGTTATTGTATGGTCAGCGATTGTGAATAAAGGTAGAATACCAAAGGGAATGAAGCGAAGACCACTTACCCGTGCCTGCAACCAAGTGAACAAACGACTCCAAGGATATCTAGAACATAAGAGGACAGTGGTGGTTCACCATAGGCATCAGAGAGCTGGTGTTTCTCACTTGTTGGAGGAAGCTGGTGCTTACTTTATTAACCTCTGGTGCACCCGCATTAAGGAAGGGATCAATAAAGCACTTCAACTTTGGCATAACCAAGCCATGGAAGCCAATTCTCAAGGTTGA